CGTCGTCAGCCTGGCCATGATCATCGTGCCGGTGGTGCTGATCGCCAAGCAGCCGGACCTCGGTACTTCGCTGCTGATTCTCGCATCGGGTGGCTTCGTGGTGTTCATGGCCGGCCTGCAGTGGCGCTGGATCCTGGGGGCGGCAGCAGCGGTGGTGCCGATTGCCGTGGGCATGTGGTTCTTCCTCATGCATGACTACCAGAAGCGTCGCGTACTGACCTTCCTCAATCCGGAGAGCGACCCGCTGGGTGCCGGTTGGAACATCATCCAGTCCAAGGCGGCCATCGGTTCCGGTGGTGTGCTGGGCAAGGGGTGGCTGCTGGGCACGCAGTCGCACCTGGATTTTTTGCCGGAAAGCCATACGGACTTTATCATTGCCGTGCTCGCCGAGGAGTTCGGCCTGGTGGGGGTCTGCCTGCTACTGCTGCTGTACCTGCTGCTGATTGCCCGTGGTCTGGTGATCACCGCGCAGGCGCAGACCCTGTTCGGCAAATTGCTGGCCGGCGCCCTGACCATGACCTTCTTCGTCTACGTCTTCGTCAACATCGGTATGGTCAGCGGTTTGCTTCCCGTCGTGGGAGTGCCCTTGCCATTCATTAGTTACGGCGGAACCCATCTGGTGACGCTGTTGTCAGGCTTCGGAATATTGATGGCGATTCATACCCACAGGAAGTGGATCGCTCAGGTTTGATTTGGGGGTTTTGAGTTGATGCATGCACTGCGCAGTTGGGCCACCCGCAGCTTCATGGGCGCTGGCCTGGCCGGTTTGTTCGGCACCGCCATGCCGGTAATGGCCGCCGATTACGATGGTTCGCCGCAGGTCGCCGAGTTCATCACCGAGATGACCCGCGACTATGGTTTCGCCGGTGAACAACTGGTCAGCCTGTTCGCCGAGGTGCAGCGCAAGCAGGCGATTCTCGACGCCATTTCGCGCCCGGCCGAACGGGTCAAACCCTGGAAGGAATACCGGCCGATCTTCATTACCGACAAACGCGTCGCCCAGGGCGTCGAGTTCTGGAAGAACAACCAGGCTGCGCTGGACAAGGCCGAGGCCGAATACGGTGTGCCGGCGCAGTTCATCGTCGCCATCATCGGTGTGGAAACCTTCTACGGTGGCAACACCGGCAGCTATCGGGTGATGGATGCCCTGTCCACGCTGGCGTTCGACTACCCGCCACGGGCGCCGTTCTTCCGCAAGGAGCTGCGTGAGTTCCTCATGCTGACCCGTGAAGAGCAGGTCGACCCGCTCACGCTCAAGGGCTCCTACGCCGGCGCCATGGGCTTGCCGCAGTTCATGCCGAGCAGCTTCCGCGCTTACGCAGTGGATTTCGACGGTGATGGCCATATCAATATCTGGAGCAACCCCACCGATGCCATCGGCAGTGTCGCCAGTTACTTCCAGCGCCATGGCTGGCAGGCTGGTGGGCCGGTGGCGAGCCGCGCTCAGGTCGATGGCGAACACTACGCCGAAGGCCTGAGCGAAGGCCTCGACCCGGTGAAGAACGTGGGCGAACTGCGCGCCCTCGGCTGGCGCAGCAGCGATGTACTGGCCGATGACGTGCCGGTGACCGCCTTCCGTCTGGAGGGCGCCGAAGGTGACGAATACTGGATGGGGTTGCCAAACTTCTACGTCATTACCCGCTACAATCGCAGCGTCATGTATGCGATGGCCGTCAATCAACTGGCCGAGCTGCTGGTGCAAGCACGGGGTAATCAATGAGTCTTTCCAGGAAACTGCTACCGCTGGGCGTCTGTATCGCTGCTGCGTTGTTGCTCGCCAGTTGCTCGTCCAATCGCTCGGCGCAGCCGGTGGCTCAGTCTGGTCAGGCAGGTATCTCCGGTCCCGATGATTACGACCGCCCGCACCGCGATGGCGCGCCCTGGTGGGACGTGGACGTATCGAAGATCCACGACGCGATCCCCATGCCGCATTACGGCCCGGTTAAGGCTTCGCCCTATACCGTGCTGGGTAAGCAGTACTTCCCGATTCAGGATGCGCGCCGCTATTCGGCAGTCGGCCCGGCCTCCTGGTACGGCACCAAGTTCCATGGTCAGGCCACCGCCAATGGCGAGACCTACGACCTGTACGGCATGACGGCGGCGCACAAGACCCTGCCGTTGCCCAGCTACGTGCGGGTGACCAATCTGGAGAACGGCAAGAGCGTGATCCTGCGGGTCAACGACCGTGGGCCGTTCTACTCCGATCGCATCATCGACCTGTCCTTCGCCGCGGCGAAGAAGCTCGGTTATGCCGAGAAGGGCACGGCGCGGGTCAAGGTCGAGGGGATCGATCCGCATGAGTGGTGGGCGCAGCAGGGCCGTCCGGTGCCGTTGGTGCTGGCCAACAATCAGCCGGCCAAGGCCATCACCAGCAAGCCGGTGGCGCAGGCCATGCCGCAGGCCGTCGAGCAGTATTCTCCGCCGCCTGAGCAGCATGCTGCGGCCGTGGTGCCGGTGCAGATCGACGCAAAAAAAAACGATTCACTCGCAGCTTCTGGCCTGTATCTCCAAGTGGGAGCATTCGCCAATCCGGACGCTGCGGAACTACTCAAGGACAAGCTGAGCCAGACGACCCATGTCCCGGTGTTCATCAGCTCAGTGGTGCGCGACCAGCAGATACTGCATCGGGTGCGCCTGGGGCCGATCAGCAGCCAGGGCGAGGCTGAAAAGCTGCAGAACAATGTACGCCTCGCCAATCTCGGGCAGCCGACGCTGGTGCGTACGGACTGACTCGACCCGTCGGGCTCGATGAAGACGGCTTGCCCTTCTTCTCGGGCGCGATGGCACTAAACCGGTCTTGGCCGGACTAACCCACGGGTCGCCATCATTGGTGGCCGGGTAAGGCTCCTGCGGGGGCCGTTTCACAAACCACGCAACGACTTTCGAGAGACGGATGAATATCACCAGCTTCGCGCAACGTGCCTTCCTCTTCCTGACCCTGTTGGCTTCGCCACTGGTCTGGGCCAGCCCTCAGGTCGTCCCGGCTCCGCCGCAACTGGCGGCCTCCGCCTATGTGCTGATGGACGCTGCCACCGGCCAGGTGCTGGTGGGTGAGAACGGCGACGAGCGTCTGCCGCCGGCCAGCCTGACCAAACTGATGACCGCCTATATCGCCACCCTGGAAATCCGCAACGGCAAGATCGGCGAGAAGGACATGGTGACCATCAGCGAGCATGCATGGCGCACCGGTGGCGCCGGCTCGGGCGGTTCCACCATGTTCCTGCCGGTCAACAGCCAGGCCAGCGTCGACGACCTGCTGCACGGTATCATCATCCAGTCCGGCAACGACGCCAGCATCGCCCTGGCCGAGTACATCGCCGGCAGCGAGGACGCCTTCGCCGACATGATGAACGAGACTGCCAAGCGTCTGGGCATGAACAACACCCACTTCATGAACGCCACTGGTCTGCCCGACCCGCAGCACTACTCCAGCGCTCATGACATGGCCATCCTGGCGCGCGCGATCATCAACGAAGACGCCGATCACTACGCCATCTATTCGCAGAAAGACTTCCTCTGGAACAACATCAAGCAGCCCAACCGCAACCTGCTGCTGTGGCGCGACAAGACCGTCGACGGTCTGAAGACCGGCCACACCCAGGAAGCCGGTTATTGCCTGGTGGCCTCTGCCGTGCGTGATGGTGCGCGCATGATCACCGCCGTGTTCGGTACCAATAGCGAGCAGGCCCGTGCCGCCGAGACGCAGAAGCTGCTGACCTACGGCTTCCGCTTCTTCGAGAGCCGCACCTTCTATCAGAAGGGCACCGAACTGGCCCAGGCCACCGTGTGGAAGGGCCAGACCAGCAAGGTCAAGGCCGGCCTGGCGCAGGATCTGGCGCTGACCATGCCCAAGGGCCAACTGGACAAGCTGCAGGCCAGCATGACCCTCAACCCGCAACTGATTGCCCCCATCGCCCAGGGCGAGGTGATCGGCAAGGTGGAGGTCAAGCTGGGTGACGAGGTGGTGCACAGCGCCGACCTGGTGGCGCTGGAGCCGGTCGAGGAGGGTGGCCTGCTGCGTCGCCTGTGGGACAGCATCCGGCTGTTTTTCTTCGGCCTGTTCAACTGAGAGACTAAAAACTACCTGCGTTGTCATCGCTGCGTTAAAAACAGGCTGGAACGCCAGCCCGGTCAAATGGTCATTTACAGCTCGTAAAGTCGAGCGCGACTCCGACCGTTTTTCGCCTGTTTTTGCGGGGCCGCCATCGGTATTGCGCTGACTGCCTCGTCTACGTTTTTAGAGATTTAGCTTGGCCGCTGCCACCCGCAGCGGCCTCTTTATGGACGGGCTTCGAGCCCGCTGATGTCATGACCGATACCGACGTTCAAGCCCCGAAAATCGAATTCCCCTGCGAGCGCTACCCGATCAAGGTGATCGGCACCGCTGGCGAGGGGTTTGCCGACCTGGTGATCGAAGTGATCCAGCGCCACGCACCGGATCTGGATGCCTCCACCCTGGTACTGCGCGACAGCCGCAATGGCAACTTCCTCTCCGTGCAGGTACTGATCACTGCGACCAGTGTCGAGCAGTTGCAGGCGATTCACGTCGACCTGCGTGCCACCGGCCGCGTGCACATGGTGCTGTGACGGCCGTGGCCGAGCTCGTCGTTCGCCATCTGGGCCTGGTGGAGTACCTGCCGACATTGGAGGCCATGCGCCAACTGACCCGTGAGCGTGATGAGCACACGCCAGACGAGATCTGGCTGCTGCAGCACCCGAAGGTGTTCACCCAGGGCCAGGCCGGCAAGGCCGAGCACTTGCTGGCGCCTGGTGATATCCCGGTGGTGCAGGTCGAGCGTGGCGGGCAGGTGACCTACCACGGCCCCGGGCAACTGGTGGCCTACCTGATGCTCGACCTGCGCCGCCTCGACCTGGGCGTGCGCGAGCTGGTGACCACCATGGAGCAGAGCCTGGTCGAGCTGCTGGCCGGTTATGGTATCGAGGCAGCGCCCAAGGCCGATGCCCCGGGCGTGTACGTGGCCGGCGACAAGATTGCCTCGCTGGGCCTTCGGGTCAGCCGTGGCTGCTCCTTCCACGGCCTGGCACTGAACGTCGACATGGACATGACCCCCTTCCTGCGCATCAATCCTTGCGGTTACGCCGGGCTGAAGATGGTGCAGATGCGTGAGCTGCTGGCCACGCCGCCGGACTTCGACGAAGTGGCGCAGCGTCTGGAGCGGGTGCTGCGCGTTCGCCTGAGTTAGGTGTAGGGGGGCCTCCCAGACGGCTCGATTTCAGCGATTTCCCGGTGCGCGCAGCGCACCCTACGTACAGCGACTCGCTCGAACCGTAGGGTGCGCTGTGCGCACCTATGAGGCATTGACTGCAACGCAAAAGGGACGCATCGGCGTCCCTTTTGTTTGTGTGGCAGATCCGGCTCAGTTCAGATTCAACGCCGGGATCAGGCTGCTGTCGACCTGCTGGCCTGGCACCGGCACGGGGGCGGCGAGGCCCAGGTTGTTCTTCTCGAACACCCGATCGGCACGGTAGCTGGAACGTACCAGCGGGCCGGCAGCCACTTCCATGAAGCCTTTTTCCAGGCCTATATCACGGAAACGGTTGAATTCTTCCGGGCTGACCCAGCGTTTGACCGGCAGGTGGTTGCGCGTGGGTTGCAGATACTGGCCGAGGGTGAGGATGTCCACGCCGATGGCACGCAGATCATCCATGGTTTCCAGGATTTCCTCGTCGGTCTCGCCCAGGCCGAGCATCAGGCTGGTCTTGGTCAGCACGTCTGGGCGATGCTTCTTGGCGTGCTCGAGCACCTTGAGGGTCTTCTCGTAGCCGGCACGCGGGTCACGCACCACGTGGGTCAGGCGCTTGACCGTCTCGACGTTCTGCGCGAACACCTCCAGGCCGGAATCCACCACGCGCTCGATGGCCTGATGGTCGCCATCGAAGTCCGGGGTCAGGGCCTCGACCACCACCTGCGGGGTGTTTGCCTTGATGGCGCGGACGCAGGCTGCGTAATGCCCGGCGCCGCCGTCGTCGAGGTCATCGCGATCCACTGAGGTCAGCACGATGTAACGCAGGGCCATCAACTCCACCGACTTGGCGGTGTTCTGCGGCTCTTCCAGATCCAGCCAGCCATTGGGGTTGCCGGTGTCCACGGCGCAGAAGCGGCAGGCGCGGGTGCAGACCGAACCCATGAGCATGATGGTGGCGGTGCCGTTGGACCAGCATTCACCCATGTTCGGGCAATGCGATTCCTGGCAGACGGTGCTCAGACGATGCTCGCCGACGTTGCGCTTGACCGCCTCGAAACGGCTGCCGCCCGGCGCCTTGACCCGCAGCCACTTGGGCTTGGGCTCGAAGACCTGGGGCTCGGCTGAGGCGCGGCGCTTCTGACCGTCCTTGATCGCGGTGATGCCTTGGGCGGTGCGGAATTTTTCGCCGCTGGCGACGGGTTTGGACGAGGAGGTGTCGGACATCGGAAATCTGGGCTCCGGTAGAGGCTCCGTGGGGCAGTCGGCTTGTGGCCGCCGGGCAGTTTACCACAGCGGCAGGAGCCGGCGTTGCAGGCTCTCGTCGGCCCGTAAGGCATCCAAGGAGGTGGGTAGCACGCTCTCAGCGCTTGCGCAGTGTTTCGAGCAGCTCCGGGCTGGGGTAACCGTCGGCGGGCTCGTTCAACTGCAGTTGCAGCATACGGATGGCCTTGCGCGTATTGGCTCCGATGATGCCGTCGGCCGGGCCTGGGTCGAAGCCACTGGCTGCCAGCAATTGCTGTAGCTCGATGCGCTCGCTACGGCCGAGTTGGCGTTCGTCGCGCGGCCAGCTTGCCTGAACCTCGGTGGGGTTGAGCAGGTTGTCGGAAAGCAGGCCGATGGCCAAGGCGTAAGAGGTGGAGTTGTTGTAACGCAGGATGCTGCGGAAGTTATCCAGCAGCAGGAAGGCCGGGCCGCGATGGCCGGCCGGCAATACCAGCGTGGCGCGGCTGTCGACAGCGGCGCCCTTGGAACTGATGGCCGGGTACACCCCGAGGGCCTGCCATTCGGCCAGGGTGCGGCGCTGCTCGGGGTCGGCATGGAAGTAGTCGAACTGCTTGGGCAGCCGCACCTCGAAGCCCCAGGGTTGGCCAGGTTTCCAGCCGGAGGATTGCAGGTAATGGGCGGCCGAGGCCAGGGCATCGGTGGAAGAGTTCCACAGGTCGCGCTTGCCGTCGCCGTCGAAGTCCACCGCATGCTCGTTGTAGGTGGTGGGCATGAACTGGGTCTGGCCCATGGCGCCGGCCCAGGAGCCGACCATGCGCTCGCTGCTGATGTCGCCGTTCTGCAGGATCTGCAGGGCGGCCAGCAACTGGTTGCGCCAGAAAGCCTGCCGGCGCCCTTCATAGGCCAGGGTGGCGAGCGAACGGATCACGCTGTTGCTGCCGATGTTGTTGCCGAAGTTGCTTTCCAGGCCCCAGATGGCCACCAGGATCGGTGCCTCGACGCCATAGCGCTGCTCGATATTGCGCAGCACGACATTGTGCTGAGCCAGCAGCACCCGGCCGCGACCGACGCGGCTGGCCGATACGGCACCGTCGAGGTATTCCCAGATCGGCCGGGTGAATTCCGGCTGGCTGCTGTCGGCCTTTATCACTGCCGGGTCTGGCGTGACGCCTGCGAACACGCGATCGAACAGGGCGCCATCGATACCGGCGGCCACGGCTTCGCTACGCAGATTCTGACGCCACTCGGCGAAGTCAAGTGCAGGCTGGGGCACGTTGAGCAGTGGCGCAGGCGTGATGAGCGATGGTGTCGTAGGCAGGTTTTGCGCCGGGGCTTTGGCGCAGGCAGCCAGCAGCAACAGAGGGAGCAGAACCAGGGGGCGGCGAGGAAGCTGGAGTAGCATGTCTATCTCGAGGCTTTTAAGCAGGCGTTTACCTTAGCA
The genomic region above belongs to Pseudomonas sp. GOM7 and contains:
- a CDS encoding septal ring lytic transglycosylase RlpA family protein, which encodes MSLSRKLLPLGVCIAAALLLASCSSNRSAQPVAQSGQAGISGPDDYDRPHRDGAPWWDVDVSKIHDAIPMPHYGPVKASPYTVLGKQYFPIQDARRYSAVGPASWYGTKFHGQATANGETYDLYGMTAAHKTLPLPSYVRVTNLENGKSVILRVNDRGPFYSDRIIDLSFAAAKKLGYAEKGTARVKVEGIDPHEWWAQQGRPVPLVLANNQPAKAITSKPVAQAMPQAVEQYSPPPEQHAAAVVPVQIDAKKNDSLAASGLYLQVGAFANPDAAELLKDKLSQTTHVPVFISSVVRDQQILHRVRLGPISSQGEAEKLQNNVRLANLGQPTLVRTD
- a CDS encoding D-alanyl-D-alanine carboxypeptidase family protein, whose protein sequence is MNITSFAQRAFLFLTLLASPLVWASPQVVPAPPQLAASAYVLMDAATGQVLVGENGDERLPPASLTKLMTAYIATLEIRNGKIGEKDMVTISEHAWRTGGAGSGGSTMFLPVNSQASVDDLLHGIIIQSGNDASIALAEYIAGSEDAFADMMNETAKRLGMNNTHFMNATGLPDPQHYSSAHDMAILARAIINEDADHYAIYSQKDFLWNNIKQPNRNLLLWRDKTVDGLKTGHTQEAGYCLVASAVRDGARMITAVFGTNSEQARAAETQKLLTYGFRFFESRTFYQKGTELAQATVWKGQTSKVKAGLAQDLALTMPKGQLDKLQASMTLNPQLIAPIAQGEVIGKVEVKLGDEVVHSADLVALEPVEEGGLLRRLWDSIRLFFFGLFN
- a CDS encoding DUF493 domain-containing protein, giving the protein MTDTDVQAPKIEFPCERYPIKVIGTAGEGFADLVIEVIQRHAPDLDASTLVLRDSRNGNFLSVQVLITATSVEQLQAIHVDLRATGRVHMVL
- the rodA gene encoding rod shape-determining protein RodA; the encoded protein is MRRRATLLQRMHIDGWLLLLLLLLGVGSLFVLYSASGKNVDLLLKQATSFGIGIAAVIAIAQFDPRFMARWVPLGYLVGVALLMVVEVMGHTAMGATRWINIPGVIRFQPAEFMKIIMPMTIAWYLARHNLPPRFKHIVVSLAMIIVPVVLIAKQPDLGTSLLILASGGFVVFMAGLQWRWILGAAAAVVPIAVGMWFFLMHDYQKRRVLTFLNPESDPLGAGWNIIQSKAAIGSGGVLGKGWLLGTQSHLDFLPESHTDFIIAVLAEEFGLVGVCLLLLLYLLLIARGLVITAQAQTLFGKLLAGALTMTFFVYVFVNIGMVSGLLPVVGVPLPFISYGGTHLVTLLSGFGILMAIHTHRKWIAQV
- the mltB gene encoding lytic murein transglycosylase B, which codes for MHALRSWATRSFMGAGLAGLFGTAMPVMAADYDGSPQVAEFITEMTRDYGFAGEQLVSLFAEVQRKQAILDAISRPAERVKPWKEYRPIFITDKRVAQGVEFWKNNQAALDKAEAEYGVPAQFIVAIIGVETFYGGNTGSYRVMDALSTLAFDYPPRAPFFRKELREFLMLTREEQVDPLTLKGSYAGAMGLPQFMPSSFRAYAVDFDGDGHINIWSNPTDAIGSVASYFQRHGWQAGGPVASRAQVDGEHYAEGLSEGLDPVKNVGELRALGWRSSDVLADDVPVTAFRLEGAEGDEYWMGLPNFYVITRYNRSVMYAMAVNQLAELLVQARGNQ
- the lipA gene encoding lipoyl synthase, whose translation is MSDTSSSKPVASGEKFRTAQGITAIKDGQKRRASAEPQVFEPKPKWLRVKAPGGSRFEAVKRNVGEHRLSTVCQESHCPNMGECWSNGTATIMLMGSVCTRACRFCAVDTGNPNGWLDLEEPQNTAKSVELMALRYIVLTSVDRDDLDDGGAGHYAACVRAIKANTPQVVVEALTPDFDGDHQAIERVVDSGLEVFAQNVETVKRLTHVVRDPRAGYEKTLKVLEHAKKHRPDVLTKTSLMLGLGETDEEILETMDDLRAIGVDILTLGQYLQPTRNHLPVKRWVSPEEFNRFRDIGLEKGFMEVAAGPLVRSSYRADRVFEKNNLGLAAPVPVPGQQVDSSLIPALNLN
- the lipB gene encoding lipoyl(octanoyl) transferase LipB, which codes for MAELVVRHLGLVEYLPTLEAMRQLTRERDEHTPDEIWLLQHPKVFTQGQAGKAEHLLAPGDIPVVQVERGGQVTYHGPGQLVAYLMLDLRRLDLGVRELVTTMEQSLVELLAGYGIEAAPKADAPGVYVAGDKIASLGLRVSRGCSFHGLALNVDMDMTPFLRINPCGYAGLKMVQMRELLATPPDFDEVAQRLERVLRVRLS
- a CDS encoding lytic murein transglycosylase; this translates as MLLQLPRRPLVLLPLLLLAACAKAPAQNLPTTPSLITPAPLLNVPQPALDFAEWRQNLRSEAVAAGIDGALFDRVFAGVTPDPAVIKADSSQPEFTRPIWEYLDGAVSASRVGRGRVLLAQHNVVLRNIEQRYGVEAPILVAIWGLESNFGNNIGSNSVIRSLATLAYEGRRQAFWRNQLLAALQILQNGDISSERMVGSWAGAMGQTQFMPTTYNEHAVDFDGDGKRDLWNSSTDALASAAHYLQSSGWKPGQPWGFEVRLPKQFDYFHADPEQRRTLAEWQALGVYPAISSKGAAVDSRATLVLPAGHRGPAFLLLDNFRSILRYNNSTSYALAIGLLSDNLLNPTEVQASWPRDERQLGRSERIELQQLLAASGFDPGPADGIIGANTRKAIRMLQLQLNEPADGYPSPELLETLRKR